TTTAGCTGCTAAAGCTTTGGCGGTTTTGAGTCAGTTCAAAATCAAGGGGGTTTTGCGATGGGATCAAAGGGGGGGCGATCGCCGCAGTATGGACACCGCAGTTTTTTTGATAAAGAAACATAACAAACCGCCTGAAAATACAAAACTTCATCATTGCTGCTGTAAAAACACCACAAAAAAAAGAGGTAGCCATCGGACTACCCCCATTTGGGTCATAGAAAATTAGTGCAATAACATTAGACTTTCTTGACAGATTTAGAAGAAAATCCATGTTCTTTGAGCTGTTCATCAAGGGCGATCTGGTTGTCTACACGGTCAACGAACATCACACCGTTTAGGTGATCTATTTCATGCTGGATGACCCGGGACAATAGACCGGAGGCTCTGATGCGCTTAGGTTTACCCAGCTCATCGCGATAGGACACTTCAATTTCGTCGGGGCGAGTCACTTCAAAATTTACGCCGGGAATGCTGAGGCAGCCTTCCTCAAAGCCGCACATTTCCTTGCCAAATTTTTTGATCTCTGGGTTGATCAAGACAAAAGCTTCATTTTCGGGATTTTCAGGGTCGGTATCCACAACGATTAGGCGTTTATTTACGCCTACCTGTGGCGCAGCCAAGCCGATGCCGTAGGA
This sequence is a window from [Limnothrix rosea] IAM M-220. Protein-coding genes within it:
- the def gene encoding peptide deformylase; amino-acid sequence: MSAAVAVAKEKLENPPLDLHYLGDKVLRQKAKRIAKVDDSIRALAKEMLQTMYSSYGIGLAAPQVGVNKRLIVVDTDPENPENEAFVLINPEIKKFGKEMCGFEEGCLSIPGVNFEVTRPDEIEVSYRDELGKPKRIRASGLLSRVIQHEIDHLNGVMFVDRVDNQIALDEQLKEHGFSSKSVKKV